Within Nomascus leucogenys isolate Asia unplaced genomic scaffold, Asia_NLE_v1 000370F_1177895_qpdss1116261sc, whole genome shotgun sequence, the genomic segment tggcacatgcctgtaatcccagctacttgggaggctgaggcaggagagttgcttgaactcaggaggcagaggttgcagtgagtggagatcacgccactgcactctggcctgggccacagcatgagactctgtctcaaaaaaaaaaaaaaaaaaaaaaaagacccacacCAAGTCTCTGCTTAATACCAAGCACCATTCCAAATCCTGCAGCGCTATTGTCTGCATCTTATCCATTTTatgcaggaaactgaggcagagagaagaaaagggatgGCAAGGTTACATGGTGGTTGAACCACtacaatactttattttattttattttattttttttgagacggagtctctctctgttgcccaggctggagtgcagtggtgcgatctcagctcactgcaacctctgccacctgggttcaggtgattctcctgcctcagcctccctagtagttaggactacaggcacacccccaccacacccagccaattttttgtattttttgcagacacggggtttcaccatgttggccaggctggtctcgaactcccgacctcaggtgatccgcccacctcggcctcccaaagtgctgggattccaagcatgGGACACCGCGCCCGGGCATGTTTTCGTCTTCCCTATTGTTTTGGGGGTTCACTAGAGACTTCTTCATCACAGGGTGTGAGATTAGCAGTTCCTTCTGTTGCACTTCCTGTAATATACAGGGGTCCTGAGGACAGAGAGGTGTGGTGTGGAGGGAGGAGAGTGTTCTCCTGTGATAAGTCTTCTAGGGAGTCCGAGGCCCTGTGCTGCGACCTCCAGAAGCGCCTCTCAGTTTTCCCCTCTTTGGTGAGACTGAAAGGATAGAGGCAATGTTCTGCAAAAATAGGTTTTCTTGATGGCAgctttatcttttacttttttaaaaaacatttttttattttcaggggTTTTGGGGGAGCGGGTGGTAcatggttacatgagtaagttctttcaTGGGGatgtgtgagattttggtgcacccatctccTGAGTAGTAGACACCCAACCCAATTTATAGGTCTtacacctttgcatcctcatagcttagctctcattTATGAGTAAGGAGACTAGAATACTCTGGGCATATTTCAAAACGGTTACTCTTTTTCTCCCCCTGCCGGAGGCACGAGGGTGGTTTTCTCTTATCTTCACCCTGAGAACATGAGAGTGGGGGTGTTCCTGGAGGTTAAATGTATGAAAATGTGAGGATCCCCATAACACAGCCCCTCCCTCCAGAGTGTTCACCTCTCAAGCTGGTCCTCACTGAGCCTCCCGCAATTCATCAATTACCGTCTGAAATTTGCCTGCCCAGGTACTGGCTCCAGCACAGGCCTCTGCTCAGCTGAGCTGTGATTCTCTGCATCTGCTGTCTTTCCAATTTACAGAGCAGTGGTTCAGCTGTGATCTCACttctctgatggatctaagaagagttgtgGATTTCCAGTTTGTtcagctttgttgttgttgtgaggaCGGGAGTGATGACCTTAAAGCTCTGCACATATTAGCTGCAAACTAGAAGTGTTTTAGTCCCTTCTTAGAATTAAAATCTAGCTAGCTTTAGATTGTTCCTGTGCAAATAGTCTCTTACCATCCCTATTTCTGAAAAAGGGTAAAGACatactcaaggaatcctccttaTTTCAAAGCAGGATGCCACACGCTGCTCAGGGACATGAGACATACTACAATTAACATTTCCTTTGGTGATAGAGCAGAAGtgattttttattccttcttctcCCTGGCCCAGGAGCTTCATGCGAGGCCCATACTCTCTGGGTGATATGTGTATGTAGGTGGGGGAGCAGCAGTAGTTAAGAGGCAGAATGAGTCTCCCAGACTATCCCTCCCTGGGGCCCACTTGATCCTGAGCCACCATCCCTTAAACacagaacacttttacattgGTGTCCATCACTATAGCCATGAAGTTGTGCTACTGCCTACACTCCATTGACTGGGCCACAGGAGACTGAACAGTTAGTTCAGACCTCACACGTCAAAACTCACACAAACCAAGGCTTTCTCCCCTTGGGTCCACAGGATGCAGACACATGAGAATAATGTAAATAAGAAGCTTTATGATAAGGTATGGGGAAGGACAAGGGTTCTAGGAGTGACTCAGGGAGGGCAGAGTGGAGTCAACGCTAGGATGTAGGGGGTGTCCTGCCAGCTCCAGGACTGAAGGGAGCTCAGTAGCCTCCGTCTACTGTCCAGAGACCCTGACCACCGGGATCCAGCAAGGGAAGAACCTCACAGCACCCACATGGAGGGCAAAGCTGCAGGGAAGGCGTGGGGCTGGAATCAGGGTCTCTGGGCCTCCAGTTTGCTCTGGGATTGCAGAGATCAAGGTGAGCCTTGTGGTTCTCACTGAAaggggctcttttttttttttaaacatggttGCCTAGAAGCAATTCATAGTCATCTGATTTACTTATAAGAATTGAAGTGACTGGCAGGGGACGCCGGTGgtggcggcagcggcagcggcggcggcgggggcatCAGGCCGCGGCGCCACCGTGGCGGTGCGACAGGCGCTGGGCTGCGGCCTGAAGCTGGGTCGAGCGCTGCTGCTGCCCTTCATGGGCAAGCCGGGCGGGGCCTATGGCTTCGGGCGGCCGGGCCCGGCGGCGGGCTGTGTCCGCGAGGAGCGTTCGCGCTGGGCCTCCCCAGCGGAGACGGTTGGCCTCGCAGGGTCGGGCTCGGGCTCCCCAACCGTCTCCGCTTCTTCCGCCAGTTGGTGGCCGGGCTGGCGGCGCGGTTGCAGCGGCAGTTCGTGGTGCGGGCCTGGGGCTGCGCGGGCCCTTGCGGCCGGGCAGTCTTTCTGGCCTTCGGGCTAGGGCTGGGCCTCATCGAGGAGAAGCAGGCGGAGAGCCGGCGGGAGGTCTCGGCCTGTCAGGAGATCCAGGCAATTTTTACCCAGAAAAGCAAGCCGGGGCCTGACCCGTTGGACACGAGAGGCTGGCAGGGCTTTCGGCTGGAGGAGTATCTGATAGGGCAGTCCATTGGCAAGGGCTGCAGTGCCACTGTGTATGAAGCCACCATGCCTACATTACCCCAGAACCTGGAGGTGACAAAGGGCGCCAGGTTGCTTCCAGGGAGAGGCCCAGGTACCAGTGCACCAGGAGAAGGGCAGGAGCGAGCTCCAGGGGCCCCTGCCTTCCCCTTGGCCATCAAGATGATGTGGAACATCTCGGCAGGTTCTTCCAGCGAAGCCATCTTGAATATAATGAGTCAGGAGCTGGTCCCAGCCAGCCGAGTGGCCTTGGCCGGGGAATATGGAGCAGTCACTTACAGAAAATCCAAGAGAGGTCCCAAGCAACTAGCCCCTCACCCCAACATTATCCGGGTTCTCCGCGCCTTCACCTCTTCCGTGCTGCTGCCGCCAGGGGCCCTGGTCGACTACCCTGAGGTGCTGCCCCCACGCTTCCACCCTGAAGGCCTGGGCCACTGCCGGACGCTACTCCTCGTTATGAAGAACTATCCCTGCACCCTGCGCCAGTACCTTCGTGTGAACACACCCAGCCCCCGCCTCGCCACCATGATGATGCTGCAGCTGCTGGAAGGCGTGGACCATCTGGTTCAACAGGGCATCGCGCACAGAGACTTGAAATCCGACAACATCCTTGTGGAGCTGGACCCAGACGGCTGCCCCTGGCTGCTGATCGCAGATTTTGGCTGCCGCCTGGCTGATGAGAGCATCGGCCTGCAGTTGCCCTTCAGCAGCTGGTAGGTGGATCCGGGCGGAAACGGCTGCCTGATGGCCCCAGAGGTGTCCACAGCCGGTCCTGGCCCCAGAGCAGTGATTGACTACAGCAAGGCTGATGCCTGGGCAGTGGGAGCCATCACCTATGAAATCTTCGGGCTTGTCAATACCTTCTACAGCCAAGGCGAGGCCCACCTTGAAAGCCGCAGCTACCAAGAGGCTCAGCTACCTACACTGCCCGAGTCGGTGCCTCCAGACGTGAGACAGCTGGTGAGGGCACTGCTCTAGCGAGAGGCCAGCAAGAGACCATCTGCCCAAGAAGCTGCAAATGTGCTTCATCTAAGCCTCTGGGGTGAACATATTCTAGCCCTGAAGAATCTGAAGTTAGACAAGATGGTTGGCTGGCTCCTCCAACAATCGGTCGCCACTTTGTTGGCCAACAGGCTCACAGAGAAGTGTTGTgtggaaacaaaaatgaagatgCTCTTTCTGGCTAACCTGGAGTGTGAAACACTCTGCCAGGCAGCCCTCCTCCTCTGCTCGTGGAGGGCAGCCCTGTGATGTCCCTGCATGGAGCTGGTGAATTACTAAAAGAATTTggcatccttaaaaaaaaaaacaaaaaagggaattGAAAAAGTGTGCAGACAACCACACTTCGAATATTATCCTAGAGAGAACATGAGATCTCAACAGAAGAGATGGAAAACACAAAGAActagggaggagaaggaaaagactcACCAAACTTGGTAGAGATCGGCCAGGAGCTGGGCATGACTCCTCATTACagggagagggtgagagagacGTTCTGTACTCCACTTTCCCTCGGGGGCACCGTGCAGTCCAGGCAATGGGGGTGCACTTTGGTGTTCTCAGTCTGTGAATCTCAGTTAAGGATCCCAAATCCTCTCTGAAGCATAGGTGGCTATAGCAAaacgggggctgaggcaggtggatcgtctgaggtcaggagttcaagaccagcctggccaacatggtgaaaccctgtctactaaaaatgcaaaaattagctgggcatggtggtgggtccctgtaattccagctactcaggaggctgaggctggagaattgcttgaacccgggaggtggaggttgcagtgagtggagattgcgccattgcactccagcctgagcaacaagagtgaaactctgtctcaaaaaaaaaaagggatgggtTCTTGCAGCTGGAACTAGGAATCAAGTGTGGCACAGGCTGCGGCCATCAGTGCTGGAAAGTGGGCACCACCAGAACCAGACTGAGGTTTGAACAAGATGCAAGTTGCTGCTGATGCTCTGTCCTGAGCTAGGCAAGGGCTCCTATGGCGTGGAGCTGAGTTGGGAGCTATGCACAGATGGCTGGGTCTGGACAGACCATTGGGCCTGCTGTGAAAGCTGGGACTGGCTGGCTGGGGCAGAGTTTGAGGCCGGGGCTGGAGCTGGAGATGCCAGGTCTGGAAACTGGAGAGGGAGATTCTACAGGTGGGGATTCCATGCTGCTGCTCATCCGGGATCCCATATGTGGCCTGGGCTGTGGCTGTAGGTGTAACAGGAAGTCTCAATGTTGGCGTGAAGCCAGAGAACCTCAGTTCAGCCAGGTTGATGGTGTCCTTGGCTGGGGCTGTCCTGTCACTGTGGGGCATCAAAAGGGCCTGGGTAGATGGAAAGAAGCTTTCACTGGAGCCAGCAGGAGGCCCCAGGAGGAGAAGCTGAGAAGGGGGACTGGTATCCATGGGGGTGACCTCCAAGTCAGTTGTTGGCTGGGGAGCCAGTTTAGCAGATGTGCTGGCTGCAGGGCTGGAACTGGCTCCAGATACAGCGATCCACAGACTATGGCAGAGAGGGCCACTAGAGTCGGGGGCAACATGGGGCTGTGTgtggagaagacaggaaaatccATGCACTTTGGGGATTCCATCCTGCTGGTGctgagagagacagggaaggcaAAGCCAGCTGTTGCTGCAGCTGTGGCTGAGGCCCAGGAATGTGAAGGGCCTCTGTCTTCCTCGTTCAGAGGGGACCCCTACGTGGGATTCCCTGTGGAGAGGGGAAGGGCTGCTGAAGCAGCTGCAGGAGCAGGAGGGGCAGGGCTTGGGCTTCTCCTGATGCAGACcatgcctggggctggggagggggcaggagccAGCAAGGTGAATGGTGCCGAGGCCCGGGAGTGGGAAGTGGGGGCAGGAAGGGGATCTGAGGAGGAGAACGAGGGGCCTGGTGAGCTGTGCTTCTTCCCAGACACAGGAGGCATAGAGGGGGCCCCTGCAGCAGATGCTATCAGGGCCACTGGGCCCAGGCAGTCCTGGGACCTGTGTCTCTCCTGTTTTGCATCCATGCTGGGTGTTAGAGGTGCAGGAGGAAGATGAGCCACCCTGCTGTGGGTGAGGACAAAGCATGGGAAGTCCGTGAGGCTCTGCATTCCCAGATGGCCTTGGCCTCACCCCACAGTGCACTGTTGATGCACCAGAATGCCACCTCCTTCTCCAGGTCCAGGTCTTCAGCAGTGACCCAGACCCCAGCTCTAAGGTAGGTGGCAGCATCAGAGGTTTTCCTCACCTGTGTGGCAGCAGAGGAGTCTTGCGTCTATGGGGCCTAGAGGTCTGGGATGCTGGGGAGCTGTTCCTGGAGGTGAGTTTCTGCCCTGGTGGTGCATCTGCCACCTTTTCACACTGGATGTGACTCCGAGAGCCAGCCCGAGGCCTGTCCTCACTCACTGTCTTTGAGGAACCAAGGGGGAGCCGGCAATGGGATGAGGCAGGTCCTCTCCTCCTCTTTAGTGACAAGAAGCCTCCTGTGGGGCTGTAGGAGCTGGAGATGGCATTTCATTTGAGGCAGGAGCTCATCCAGGAGGGCTGGGATCTCTGCTTATATCTGACGTCTGACCTCTGGGCATGGAGGTCTCTCTGCAGAGGCCCGGGCCTGGGCACAAAGGGAGAGCGGCCTCCATTGTCCCGCAGGGGCCTAAATGCAGACCACGCATCCCGAGTGACCTCGGGGACCCTTCTCTGATCATCAGATTCTCTTGGGACTCTGGGGTCCTTGTCCTGCTCAGGCATCCCTGCCCCGCTCTCCTTGAGGGCCCTCGACATGATCTTCCCTGGATACAAGTCTGGGGCACACACAGTGGGGTGTTGTGGGCCCCAAAGGGGTGACTCCCTGCTCCTGGGCCCCACAGAGAGTCCTTGTGCTCAGTGCAGTGGCTGAGCTGGAGGATGCCCTGGAACTCGGAGTGCAGAGCACTGGCTTGCTGTGATACCTGTGCATTCAAATTGAAGGCAAGATTGCCAGGAAGGAACACAGGGGTTGCAGGATCACTGAAAATCTTCTTAGAGTTGTTTTGACACACCACTGATGCCAAGTGTCCAGGTGCCTGTAGGATGGCCTGCCACTCTGTCCACAAGCAAAGTGAACTGGCAGATGGAGTGAGGAGGCTCCAGGCAACTGAGCCCTACTGGCAGGTCCGTTGCCCGGGGCGCGACAGGGGTGAGGGACACAGCCCCCGGGAGCAGTGGGGACCTGTCGAATGCTTGAATTCTTGAGATCTGGGCTATGAGTTTCCTCCTCTAGCTGTGAATTCGGCTTAAGAATAAGCGCAGTTTCACCTGTGGCCCTGTGGCTGGGTAATGCATCTTTCAAACCGCACGAAGATTTGGCGAGCAACGGGGGAGTATAATGGTTTGGCGCAGTATGGTCACGCGGGCAAGGCACCTGCGGGTAACAGCGGGGCGCGAGGCAATAAATTTTGGAGGGAGAGGGCTCGCTCAGAGGATGCAGGAGGTACAGTTCTGCACAAAGGCTGCAGATCGGCCCTCTGGAGGTTCCCGCTCTCCTGCTGAGGGTTGAGGGTGCTGGGCTGAAGGTGGCTGAGCTTCTTGCTAGGGTAGCGCTCCCTTCTCTCCTTGGCGGGGCCTCAGAGCTGTCAGTGCACTGTCCAGGATCGGGTCCCTGCCTGCCAGAGAGGGCGCTGCAGGGGAGCAGGATTTGTGGCCCAGCACTTGGTGCAGGGGGTGACAGCTTTGAGATCAGGGCCTGTGAGTCCTCTTGCCCCCTTGCTGGAAGCCCTGGAGGGGAACGTCGCTTAGAACAGCATTGCACAGGACACCCAGATCCTGCTGAGGTGGCAACTGTGGTGGTAGCCAGGGCAGTTTTGGAGGAACCTACTTTCCGTAGGACCCAGCACTCCCCTTCCTGTGCAGCTgaccaagataaataaaaacaaaacttcctttTCCACAGACATATTTGAGTGAGGCTGGGTTATCTTTCTATATTTCAATCAAACAAGATATTGAGACAGATTGAATGCaagaggagacaggagaatccaACTGTCCTTCATTTTGCGAAAATGTACAAGGCCAGTCTGTCCcttctttatttgttttggagattataattatttctcttttttcctgtaaTGCTATCCTGAAGCAGAgattatagttatttttcataaaaggatattatttgcattttcatgcaagtgtgtttttcttttatatatatatatatatatatatgcttttatttttccgtgattacaaacacaactgaatatcaaatgcacaaagtaagaattataaggggaaaaaaaatcagatacgttcatatatatatcaccttttcaaggctatttccatccagaataaccttggtttgcccgGGCCAatagaagtcacaaaatcgcctttagtcaaatttgtgtgtttgctttctataattccaatacctccaccatcaacgacttgagatagctgccaaggtgttatataatcagtgccagtgtcttcattcattctacaacgatGGCTGTCACTTCAtgcttggaaggttgcacagtggccaggcagaggcgctcctcacttcccagacggggcggccgggcagaggcgctcctcacttcccagacagggcggctgggcagagacgctcctcacatcccagacgatgggcggccgggcagagacgctcctcacttcccagctggggagggtgggcagaggtgctcctcacttcccagacagggcggccgggcagagacgctcctcacgtcccagacgatgggcggccgggcagagaagctcctcacttcccagccggggagggtgggcagagacgctcctcacttcctagacgggttggtggccaggcagaggctgtaatcttagcactttgggaggccaaggcaggtggctgggaggtggaggttgtagcgagccgagatcatgccactgcactccagcctgggcaacattgagtattgagtgagcgagactccgtctgtaatcccagcacttcgggaggccgaggtgggcagatcactcgaggtcaggagttggagaccagcctggccaacacggcgaaaccccgtctccaccaaaaacacATAAACCAGCCAAGCATGGaggtgtgcgcctgcaatcccaggtattcggcaggccgaggcaggagaatcacgggagccccaggcagggaggttgcagtgagctgagattatgccgctgcactccagcctgggcaacagagggagaccgtctcaagaaagaaaagaaaagaaaaggagaggggaggggaggggagggggggtaTTTTTCAATTAATGGTTCTCAATTGCCCATCTTTCATTTCATatgtaactttttgttttgaaagaagtttAGACAGAAAACCTGCAAAAAAATAAGCACAAAAGTCCTATCTGTCCTTCTGccagcttcttttttttgtatttttagtggagacggggtttcaccgccgtgttagccaggatggtcttgatctcctgacgtcgtgatccgcccgcctcgacctcccaaagtgctgagattacaggtgtgagccacagcgcccggcccccTTCTGCCAGCTTCTGACATCAACATCTTGCATCACCTTAGTTACAAGTGTGGAAACCAGGACATTCACACAGATACATGATTAGCAAATGAACTACAGACCTTATTTGAGTTTCACCAATTTTTCctccactttcctttttctgttgcaAGATCCAGTCTAGAACTCCACACTGCATGTAATTGGCAGGTGTCCCTTGGACACCTCAATCTGTGCCAGTTCCTCACTGTTGTCTTGTCTTTCATGCCCTGGCAATTCtgaagagtactggtcaggtattttgttgaGTGTCTCTGAATTAgtgtttttctgatgttttctcacGATCAAATTGACAATTTGCTTTTAATGGAGAGGACACCACACATATGATGCTGTTTTTCCCTCAGCGTGTCACATCAGAGGGTAACTGATGTTGCTGTGTCTTGTTTGCAGGGTGATATATTCACTTGATCACAAAGTTCATGCAGTGTCTGCCATGTTTTCTTATGGGaaggttattattgttatttttggtgtggttaattttatttctttctttccttttttttttttttttttttttgaggtagagtctcactttttttccccagcctggagtgcagtggtgcaatctctgctcactgcaacctctgcctcctagattcaagcgattcttctgcctcagcctcccaaatagctgggattacaggcatgcaccaccatgtccaactaatttttttttgcatttttagtggagacagggtttcactatgttggccaggctggtcttgaactcctgacctcagatgatccacctgccttggccttccaaagtgctaggattacaggtgtgagccaccatgcccagctggtgtTAACTCTCATAGGTAAGGCATAGTCTGGAGACAGAACATTGAAGTTATGTCAGTGTCGTGCATCTTATTAGAATTCAGCGTAGAGATTTCAGCTTCCTTTAAAGATTCTTGTCTGCAACCGTGATTCCTGTATTTCTTGCTTCAATGTGATTCTCTATTTCCCTCATTCTTTCTACATGTATCCATTGGAAATCTTCGGTAAGAATGACTGGTCCCTTCTacacttgtttattcattcagttatttatttatatctgtataGATTTGCCGATACTTTATTGTATGGCTTCTAATTTAATGCTATTGATACTCACTTTCTAGCTAAGATGCTTTCAAGTGTGGCCATTGGGAGCTTCTAAAGATGGGCTCCTGTGTCCTTCCAGCTTTCTCTATCCTTTAGTGAGCACCTTTTTGCTTCTGTATAACAAGATGTTCATCTTGTATTTTTTCCCTCAGCTTTGAAATCAAGTCCTTCTTCAATGAAACTTGGCTTTTTTGATTAGAGGAGAGTGGTTGGAAAATGGGTTCTGGACAGGATTCCTGCCATTGCTGCTAGCTCCCCCAGTGGACAGAACTAGAAAATATACATAAGTCTATTAACCCCTTAGAGGGACACACATCTATTAATACGCTGAGGACTAACtggacataattttttaaatacacgaGTTTACACAAATGCCTTTGATTGTCATCCAGTGCCACAGACTATGTC encodes:
- the LOC105740041 gene encoding LOW QUALITY PROTEIN: serine/threonine-protein kinase PINK1, mitochondrial-like (The sequence of the model RefSeq protein was modified relative to this genomic sequence to represent the inferred CDS: deleted 2 bases in 1 codon; substituted 2 bases at 2 genomic stop codons), which gives rise to MGALADPELYVCKCCMGPRPGQHSLGRWAEPAIPCSNQLQRAWGGLDPAGASLLLKALRTLKGRPLQHGQPHALCLRICGSPEVGRMQTHENNVNKKLYDKVRQALGCGLKLGRALLLPFMGKPGGAYGFGRPGPAAGCVREERSRWASPAETVPRRVGLGLPNRLRFFRQLVAGLAARLQRQFVVRAWGCAGPCGRAVFLAFGLGLGLIEEKQAESRREVSACQEIQAIFTQKSKPGPDPLDTRGWQGFRLEEYLIGQSIGKGCSATVYEATMPTLPQNLEVTKGARLLPGRGPGTSAPGEGQERAPGAPAFPLAIKMMWNISAGSSSEAILNIMSQELVPASRVALAGEYGAVTYRKSKRGPKQLAPHPNIIRVLRAFTSSVLLPPGALVDYPEVLPPRFHPEGLGHCRTLLLVMKNYPCTLRQYLRVNTPSPRLATMMMLQLLEGVDHLVQQGIAHRDLKSDNILVELDPDGCPWLLIADFGCRLADESIGLQLPFSSWXVDPGGNGCLMAPEVSTAGPGPRAVIDYSKADAWAVGAITYEIFGLVNTFYSQGEAHLESRSYQEAQLPTLPESVPPDVRQLVRALLXREASKRPSAQEAANVLHLSLWGEHILALKNLKLDKMVGWLLQQSVATLLANRLTEKCCVETKMKMLFLANLECETLCQAALLLCSWRAAL